The Metarhizium brunneum chromosome 3, complete sequence DNA window ACATCCTCCCACGACCAGGAACCCAGCCTGAACTAccgccctcgtcatccatcGGGTCACCGCACCACCAAAGCGCTATATCTAATCCTGCTCCCAGCCTCCAGTTACCCTCTCCGCCGCAACAACAAACCCAACCACAACTCCATCAATCGCAGGGCTACCCAGGCGCAACCCTtccagcaccagcaacaaTCTCCCCACACCCGTATGCAAACCAGCTCCAGCCCCCTCACGCAGCAGTCCAACCAAACTCACACAATATGTACATGCACACCCCGATGGGCCGTCAAAACGCCGACAGCCTAAGCATGCTCATCGAAGCGTTTGACTCAAACAATCCCGGCCCGCCGGCTCCGCATTATGGCGCGGGCAACTTCAACCCGCAACTTGTTCCTGGAACGGATGGTTTCGAGGGCGAATTGCAGTTTTACATTGACGGGGCGACGTCTGCTTGGATGAACAGCAGTGCCTGGCTGGACACGATGCAATGAGAGACGGGTTAGCCATGACCTAGGCGCCAGATGGCATGCTCCACGATATATACCACGTACCAAAGATAAACCGTAGAAACACATACATGGCCTATTGAATTGACAGCCGAGCCTATTTATCTTCAGATCCCACCCGCTTTCGATTAGACATACGCCGTGATACTACAATGGACAGATAATTGCACAGTCATGGAAGAAAAGATTAAGCACATGACAACGAGAGTGGACCAACTATTCTTATTGAACTGTTCGTGTAGCTTGCGTCTCGACAAGCATCACTTGATGCCAAGTCTAATACCACCAGCACACGCTCGCCAAAATACCCATCCAGGCAAATCAAATCATGCGCTCTCTCCGTTTCCACAGCCTTTCCATATCTTTCACCGACACACCCCTATGCAACATCTTCATATTCATCCACAACACACCTCTCTCTGACTGATGATGCTGTAATCCCAGATCCGGCTTTTTGCGTATATGCTCTAGAAGGATCCCATTCACTTGAAGGGCGTCTAGCGCAAATAACATGAGGCAAGAAAAACACAATGgaagaaacgaaaaaaatATCATATAGAATGTGACAAAAAGCCGATATTTGAGCCCGAGGCGAggggagaaaaaaataataagataaaataaaaactGACCAAAGAGTAGAAACCTGCCGCCTGTACTCCCTGTTCCTCTCTACATGACTTTATAACGTGCCGCCGCTCTCTTTTTTGAGAAAAATTCCATGCGGGGCTTTACATGACTTCTCTATCCCTTCGTTGTAGCTTGAGGTAATTAAACAAAAGATGTGTAGTGGGCAATATGTTGGGGGTTGTGAGGCGGAAAGGGGATTGGGGGGTGAGGGAAATGATAATGGTAGATGCGTGTCTGTAAATTAGAACACGAGGGCATTTGAAGGCATGGGGGGAATCAATATCGTAGTATTGGTGAAGGGGGGGTATTTTGATTACTGAAGTGTCGTGGGGGGTTCTATGTACACGTGAAAGGGTCGTAGGAATCGTGTTGTTGGGTAATGTGTTTGCAGGTGGCGTTTCAGgcatggcggtgatgccgcTGGCACCGTGGCGTGGGCCATTGACCTCTTTCGAAGTCGTGGGGACCAAGGCGGCATCGCAAGAGCATTGAGGGGAGGAGTCTTGACTGTTGGTCCGTGATTCAAAACTCTTCCTGGTCGGTTGTGTCGAATAGAGTGGCTCAAGACATTACGGTTTGAGCGCCTCCAAGCTGACGCTTGACTTGTTCCCGAGCCCAGCGAGCAGTCTCAATGGTTTGCGGCTTGAACTCGcggttggtcttggtctcttTGATCATGGCCGTCAGCCACTCCTGGCGGAATGCGTCCACCAATTGACCATTGGGGTAAGCCTCAGCAAGATCACTACGACGAGGTTAGCGGGTATCCAGGTACATATTCAAAGGCCTAGTCACACATACCCAATAACGCCCATGCTCGCACGCAACAATCCCTCGCTTCGGATGGTATCGTTGGCAATCTGGCCAAGCAAGTTAAAGATTGCAGGGACGTATTGCTGCAGAGCTTGCGCTGTGAAAGGATTAGCAAACTGACGATGGTAAAGGATGGTAAGCCACAAATTGCCAGGAGCCTGCCACCTACTCTTGCCACTAGACCTCATGGCACCAATGATGCCACCCCAGGCATCCATGATACCTTCACGAAGAGAAATCACGTAGTCAACCATCTCAATGGGACCGTCGGGTGTAGCAGTGACTGTTGAGGCCTGCTCCAGAACCTGAGCCACGACAGACAAATAAGTCTCAAAATGTCCAGTAATGGCACCGGCGATGTCGCCGAAGCATTGGAGGATCGCAGGCTTGAACTGGTTGGAGAGCGCGGTACTCTAACAAAAAAGGGTTAGCCGGATATGTAATAGAATCTGGGCAGGCGGCGAATAGATCTGCATACCCTCAAGTTGTTAAGTAGATAGTTCATGAAGTTGTCGCAGAATGGTTGGCTGCGCTCTCCCATGGAGCGGGTGATATCGCTGACCAGACCAATAGCCATGGAGCAGAGACTGGGCTCTTCCTGGTTTCCTAGAGCATTGTACAGGAAAGGAGCAAACGCATCCATGTACTTGATGAAGTCCTCCTCCATTGTTGTAGAGAGGGCAGAAATTGTTCCGAAAACAGCCTCGGGGACGCTAGACTTGCCTCCGACGCTGTTGAGGATCTGGAGCAAGATCTCCATAATACGATCAGCTTGAGGCGCGATATCCTTATCAAGTCTAATGACAATGGCCTGCAAAACCGTGCACAAGCTGTTTTGCATCTCCTCGAGGGTAATCTTATCCTCTACGCTGACAACCTGAGACTGTAGCGGAACAGTCTCTTGCAGACGCTTGATGATGACATCGGATAGCGAGGCAATGGCCTGCAGACTATCTGAAGCGGAGCTCTGCACAAAGACATTGAGCACCTCGTAGGCGGCGGTGCGCACGTAAGTTTCGGCGTCCTGTCTGGCCGTGACATCGAGCAGTGAGCTGACGGCCTGGTTGAAGTGAGGCGTCACGGGGTTGGAAGCAGCGCCGACATCGCCAGCGAATCGTTCAGCGAGGTTCATGAGAGCCCAGCAGCATGAAGGAGCCATCTTGGCGTTGCTCATGAGGCCCTTGAATAATGACTCGATGAGAGTAGGGAGTTGCTGAACGGGATCGATAGCATCTGCGCACGCATCCGTAACACGTCCCAGAGTGAAGGCTGTGGAGTCCCTGACTTGAAAAGACTGATCATCCATCATGGTGATCAGGATAGGAAGAGCCTGCTTGACGATGGGATCCAGGACCTTCTCATCTGGGCCCTCCATGATGGCGCCGAAAGCCGAGACAGCAGCGTCGCGGAAGTGCCAATCCTCAGAGCGCAGGTTTGCCTCAACAAACTGCAAGACTGGGGTGATGATACTAGCACCAACGGCCTGTGAGTAGAGCTGCAAGCACTGATAGGCAGCGCGGGAGATGTTGTACTCGTCGTCAGTGGCGTCTTCGTCCTGTTTCGTAAGAAGCGACAAAAGCACGGGGACAACTTCGTTGGCAGCAACGCGTGCAAAGTTGTAAAAGTTGCGCATCTGGTCTGAACGCTCAACCTGGGCGTTGTCATACTCGATGTTGATCTCCTCCTCACAGACAGTGCTCCAGAATTCGACAGCAAGCTTGGCaacatcctcgtcatccgaCTTCATTCCAAGAATAGTCAGGCCAAACAGGGCCTTCTCCATGTAGAAGCGCATATTGTCGTAGTACAGAGCCATGATTCGGTTAAGACAGCCAAAGGCGCCCTGCTGAATACGCGAGTCGTCGGCCTGAGTGGCCTCACAGACAACCTGCATGATGTAGTTTCGCTCTCCCTCATGTTTGAAGTTGCTACTCACAAACTCCAACGAGTCGCCAAGGGCGGTAATAGCGGCCAAGCGAACCTCATTGTTGGCCTCCTCTTTCCTGGCCCCTTGAACGACAGCGGTCAAGATGGCGTTTGAGTGAGAGACTAGAGCAACTCGAAGCTCCGAGTCGGAGCTTTCACAGATATAACCGATGGTGGTTAAAGAGGCCTGCTTCTGGTGATCGGCGCCCTCGGTAACGTTTTTGACCAGAAAGGGCATCAAGTCAGTCCACTGGTTGCGAGGCAGCTCGATGGCAGCAATGGAGGAGATGACTTGGGCAGCAGCATTGCCGGCTTGGGCATTGCTGGACGAAAGAGTTTGCAGGGTGAGTTGCTTTACGCGCGACTTGGTATCCTCGTCTGTCCGTTGTAGCCACTTGGTTTGAAGTTCTTGCAGACGCTGAAAGTCTCGGGCTGTGAAAGCGTTCTTCAGGGCCAAACCGGCGGCGACTCGGATGGGCCCCTCTGCTTGTTCGTTGGCAAGTTCTTGTACCAGGGTCGCCAGGTAGAGCGGCTATATTGAGGCGTAGACTCAGTCAGTACGAGGAGCCAGGGGAGGCATGAAGCTCGACAAGGGGCAAATTAGGGAGGGGGTGATCCGGCAACTTACGAAGTTACTCTCCGCAGCCTGGTTAAGCTGCTGCTCGGCAGCATTTCGTAGGTTCGCGTCTGTGCAAGGAACTATGTCAGCAAGACGCAATCACACCTTGGAATACAACATGTCTAGGCAGATAGCGGCAAAGGGCTACGAAGGCCACGCAAACGCAAAACAAGGACTCGCCGGCCTCTGGGAGCAGAAAAGGGCACCGCTGAGGCAGGCGAGGGGTCGCCAGAATCCAGGGGAATCCAAAAGATGGGCAGTGGAGGTGTGAACCTACCCGGAGACAGCGAGTTGGCGAGCACCTGATTAATCTCTGAGCTCGACATGATTGTAGGTCGCAGAGCGTCTCGTCATGCGGCTTCTTGTGGTGTTGAGAATTGTAGTGATGTTTCAAAGGAAGCCAGAGGCCGGCCACAAGTCGCACGTGTGAGTAGGCAAAGGCGGAGACCCCAAACGCGGCGGGTGGGGGGGTTATTTTTTCTGCCCTCAAGTGGTGGACGTGGATGTGGATGGTCGCCGGTAGATGGTGGATGGCCGCGTGCTGGTATGCAGGCCTGGCAGGTtcgccttttttttctggttCCCTTTCTCTTCTCGGTCGAGGTAACGTCAACGACGACAACTGCCAGAGAGCAGGAGGGCAGGCAGGGCGAACCTGACGGTTGCGGCGGGGGGGGGGTCTTCTGGATGGTCCTTGTGGAAATAAACAAGGGCGTAAATCTGGTCGAGTTGCTGGCCGTGCGTTCTGACAGACTCGTTTGTAGCTTTGAATTGTGCCCGTTAAAGACGGAGCAAGGAAAGGGGAAAGAAGAGATGCAATTAAAGGattggatgaagatggaagtTGGAAGGACGAGAATCAAAAAGGTCAGAGTTTCGAGGGAAGCCTAACTAGGAGGTACTTGTTACATGTAAACATATGGGAGGAGCTGGCATATGCAGTCAGTCAATGAGGGGAGTCCCGAGCCAGCGCTGCACATGCAGGCACCTGGGACGATTCTTAGTACACAGTACAGGCGTGGTTCAAGCACCCGGGCGCCGCCCAGGGGGTGTCACACCGCTGTAGGAACCCTTCGACCTGATGCGCCCTCGAATGTTCCGAGCAGCCAGGCTGCCCAAGCGGCGGTGTCCAGCGTgccagacatcaatgatggccaCTGGCCGAGCCGGACCATGTGCCTGCCGTCGATCAAGGCAACCGCCAGCCTCACAAGCTCAGTGACGGGGACCCATCGCCATGAATGTGCGTCCACAAGGCGGTCTGCGGCCAACACACACCAGACGTCTCGAGCCCCGACGCCAGAGGCAGCCCCAGGGCCCTTCTGCGGAGAAGCCCTGTGCCACGGGCCCAGACATGGAACCAGCATCGttcaccatcatcaacagaCGGAACCCTTTGTCAGGGGGAGATTGAGGCGGCTGGCGTCTGAAATGCCTGGCTCGATCCGCGACATGCAATACGAGTCTCTATTGCAACGAGCCACGCATAGCAGCATGGCCGTTGGGGGAAGTTTGCACTAGAAACACGCTGCTGCCGCATTACACTCTGCCTTTTATCGTGTCCACACTTTTCCCCTCCTCCCCAACAATGCAGAAAGTCTGCATCGACATGGGCGCGATATGCAATTCCCACGACCAACCGGCAGTCATTCCCACTTATCCACTGCTCCATACCACCCTCTCATCTCACTCGAACTCGCTGGAGCACCTGCACAGTTGTGCGCTCCCACCATACCAGTATATCCCTTCTCAAGATATGGCAAGTTTCTATGGAGTACGTACACAGCCCTCGACAGGAAGAGCGGGGGTGCGATGcgcaccaacattgaaccagcaGCCCCATATCCATGCCTAGTAATCTATCTGGACCAGACTCTGTTTTGGTCGGCCGCCTGTCAAGAATTCACCGCGGCACCAGTCCGAATCGTCGGCCCAACACAGCCCTTCATGGCAAGGCCATGCTGCCAAACCGCCAGCCCGAACCCCGTGCGAGTCATGAATGTCTCACTGTGCAACCTCATCCGACTCCAAAACGGGGCTACGCCAGCCAATGACAGTCGCCATCATGACAAACAAGGTGCGGGAGGATATTTTTTCCCGCCCACTCTCTCCGCCACCAGCAGCGCCCGGTTGCCAGTGCACCACACAAAAAAGACAACCGGCGCCCGTCAGATCCAAAATAGCGCTGCCCATCTCCCCCGTCACTCACGGGCACTGTGTCCCCGTCGCGCGTCATTGTTCCCGCTTGGTGTCTAGCACGCCAGACACCTCGACTAGACAGACAGAAACCACCTGGCAGACGTCGTAGTTTCGGGCAAGTTACCGGCCCAGCTGCAGGTTCCTGCTACATGTACTCTGCCCTAATGCCTGCTGGGCAGTTGCTGCGTGGCAATACACACACATGTAGTTACTCGGTATGTAATTCCGAATCGCATCGAAATCTCTTGTGATGGATTTCCCGACATGCCCAT harbors:
- the kap95 gene encoding Importin subunit beta-1, with the protein product MSSSEINQVLANSLSPDANLRNAAEQQLNQAAESNFPLYLATLVQELANEQAEGPIRVAAGLALKNAFTARDFQRLQELQTKWLQRTDEDTKSRVKQLTLQTLSSSNAQAGNAAAQVISSIAAIELPRNQWTDLMPFLVKNVTEGADHQKQASLTTIGYICESSDSELRVALVSHSNAILTAVVQGARKEEANNEVRLAAITALGDSLEFVSSNFKHEGERNYIMQVVCEATQADDSRIQQGAFGCLNRIMALYYDNMRFYMEKALFGLTILGMKSDDEDVAKLAVEFWSTVCEEEINIEYDNAQVERSDQMRNFYNFARVAANEVVPVLLSLLTKQDEDATDDEYNISRAAYQCLQLYSQAVGASIITPVLQFVEANLRSEDWHFRDAAVSAFGAIMEGPDEKVLDPIVKQALPILITMMDDQSFQVRDSTAFTLGRVTDACADAIDPVQQLPTLIESLFKGLMSNAKMAPSCCWALMNLAERFAGDVGAASNPVTPHFNQAVSSLLDVTARQDAETYVRTAAYEVLNVFVQSSASDSLQAIASLSDVIIKRLQETVPLQSQVVSVEDKITLEEMQNSLCTVLQAIVIRLDKDIAPQADRIMEILLQILNSVGGKSSVPEAVFGTISALSTTMEEDFIKYMDAFAPFLYNALGNQEEPSLCSMAIGLVSDITRSMGERSQPFCDNFMNYLLNNLRSTALSNQFKPAILQCFGDIAGAITGHFETYLSVVAQVLEQASTVTATPDGPIEMVDYVISLREGIMDAWGGIIGAMRSSGKTQALQQYVPAIFNLLGQIANDTIRSEGLLRASMGVIGDLAEAYPNGQLVDAFRQEWLTAMIKETKTNREFKPQTIETARWAREQVKRQLGGAQTVMS